A single window of Bordetella genomosp. 11 DNA harbors:
- a CDS encoding PIG-L deacetylase family protein, which translates to MDALIDRAIRGTGTSEARWQAWLDRNPPRPIDPRGLAQPSGTLHIVAPHPDDEILGCGGIMREAWRAGVPLSIWAVTDGERSHPDSRTWQPAPLARERIRESAAALALIAPGASRHRLEVADGSVEAFENDIADRLAAAINPRDTVIAPWQWDGHPDHESASRAAFRAARAQGARFLEVPIWAWHWMDPDTGAFPTDRARAVRLGDETLALKRRAVQCFRTQLEADSSTGKPPVLTPTMLQRVDRRFEVIFQ; encoded by the coding sequence ATGGACGCTCTGATCGACCGGGCCATTCGCGGCACCGGGACATCGGAAGCGCGTTGGCAAGCCTGGCTGGACCGCAATCCCCCGCGCCCCATCGATCCGCGCGGCCTGGCGCAGCCGTCCGGAACCTTGCACATCGTCGCCCCGCATCCGGACGATGAGATCCTGGGTTGCGGCGGGATCATGCGGGAGGCCTGGCGAGCCGGTGTGCCGCTGAGCATATGGGCCGTCACCGATGGAGAACGCAGCCATCCGGACTCCCGCACATGGCAACCCGCCCCGCTGGCTCGCGAGCGGATACGCGAAAGCGCCGCCGCATTGGCATTGATCGCGCCCGGCGCCAGCCGCCATCGGCTCGAAGTGGCCGACGGAAGCGTGGAGGCGTTCGAAAACGACATCGCGGACCGCCTGGCCGCCGCGATCAACCCGCGCGACACCGTGATCGCGCCGTGGCAATGGGATGGCCATCCCGATCACGAATCCGCGTCGCGTGCCGCCTTCCGCGCCGCGCGCGCGCAAGGCGCGCGTTTCCTGGAAGTGCCGATATGGGCCTGGCATTGGATGGATCCCGACACCGGCGCGTTTCCCACTGACCGCGCGCGCGCCGTCCGCCTGGGCGACGAGACACTCGCCCTGAAACGGCGCGCGGTGCAATGCTTTCGTACGCAGTTGGAGGCCGACTCGTCCACTGGCAAGCCGCCGGTGTTGACACCGACCATGCTGCAAAGGGTGGATCGCCGCTTCGAGGTGATATTCCAATGA
- a CDS encoding acyl-CoA carboxylase subunit beta, producing MRNMGHDTYIEELRQRREKAYGMGGEDRLAKRRAQGVLNARERLDVLLDPDSFFESGLLATSFRPEARDKTPADGKIAGFGAIDGRPVAVVSNDFTVMGASSSVVNGKKIKHVRQVANDSGMPLVMLGESAGARMPDRMGAAGRAILGQDPLEYLRDRRTPWVSALLGSCYGSSTWYACLSDFVVMRKGATMAVASSRVTELAIKQAVDAEELGGWKLHTATTGIVDVAVDSDEEALDAVKRFLAYLPSHNGEAPPVAPVPAGSDDAMADILDVVPDSRTQTYDSRDVIRRLLDRDSLFELKPRFGKSMVTCLGRVAGKTVGVLANNPKFKGGAIDVDACAKATSFLVLCDSFNIPIVFLVDQPGFLIGLDGEKRGAPGRIMNWMNALSQVTVPRFVVTLRKNYGQAYLNMGGGRNSDEAAAWPCADYGFMDPGTAVNVLYGLRYEDTPEEFKRRVDEINQDNAPWALAGLYEAKDVIDPRDTRTYLSRLLEIYTRKPSRGVGAHRLSNWPTSY from the coding sequence ATGCGCAACATGGGCCACGACACCTACATCGAGGAATTGCGTCAGCGGCGGGAGAAGGCATACGGCATGGGCGGCGAAGACCGCCTGGCAAAACGGCGGGCCCAGGGCGTACTCAATGCCCGGGAACGCCTGGATGTGCTGCTGGATCCCGACAGCTTTTTCGAGTCCGGCCTGCTGGCCACCTCTTTTCGCCCGGAAGCGCGCGACAAGACGCCGGCGGACGGCAAGATCGCCGGGTTCGGCGCCATTGATGGCCGTCCGGTGGCCGTGGTGTCGAATGACTTCACCGTGATGGGGGCCTCCAGCAGCGTCGTTAACGGCAAGAAGATCAAGCACGTGCGGCAGGTGGCCAACGATTCCGGCATGCCGCTGGTGATGCTGGGCGAGTCGGCGGGCGCCCGCATGCCCGACCGCATGGGCGCCGCCGGACGCGCCATCCTGGGCCAGGACCCGCTGGAATACCTGCGCGATCGCCGCACGCCCTGGGTGTCGGCGCTGCTGGGCAGTTGCTACGGGTCGTCCACCTGGTATGCCTGCCTGTCGGACTTCGTCGTCATGCGCAAAGGCGCCACCATGGCGGTGGCCAGCAGCCGTGTCACCGAACTGGCCATCAAGCAGGCCGTGGACGCGGAGGAACTGGGCGGCTGGAAGCTGCACACGGCCACGACCGGCATCGTCGACGTCGCGGTGGACAGCGACGAAGAGGCGCTGGACGCGGTCAAGCGCTTCCTCGCCTACCTGCCCAGCCACAACGGCGAAGCGCCGCCCGTGGCCCCCGTGCCCGCGGGATCGGACGACGCCATGGCGGATATCCTGGATGTCGTGCCGGATTCGCGCACCCAGACCTACGACAGCCGCGACGTCATCCGCCGCCTGCTCGATCGCGACAGCCTTTTCGAGCTTAAGCCGCGCTTCGGCAAGTCGATGGTGACCTGCCTGGGCCGCGTCGCCGGAAAGACCGTGGGCGTGCTGGCGAACAACCCCAAGTTCAAGGGCGGCGCCATCGACGTCGACGCCTGCGCCAAGGCCACGAGCTTCCTGGTGCTGTGCGACTCCTTCAACATCCCCATTGTTTTCCTGGTGGACCAGCCCGGTTTCCTGATCGGCCTGGACGGCGAAAAGCGGGGCGCGCCCGGCCGCATCATGAACTGGATGAACGCGCTGTCCCAGGTGACCGTGCCGCGCTTCGTGGTGACCCTGCGCAAGAACTACGGCCAGGCCTATCTGAACATGGGCGGCGGCCGCAACAGCGACGAGGCCGCGGCATGGCCTTGCGCGGACTACGGCTTCATGGACCCCGGCACGGCGGTCAATGTTCTGTATGGCCTGCGCTACGAGGACACGCCGGAGGAATTCAAGCGCCGGGTCGACGAGATCAACCAGGACAACGCGCCGTGGGCGCTGGCCGGGCTTTACGAAGCCAAGGACGTTATCGATCCCCGCGATACGCGCACCTATCTATCGCGCCTGCTGGAGATTTATACGCGCAAGCCTTCCCGCGGCGTCGGGGCCCATCGCCTGTCCAATTGGCCCACCAGCTACTGA
- a CDS encoding glycosyltransferase — translation MIGVCIPAHNEEDTVQACLASIRKACMHPGLKGERVVAVLVLDSCTDRTAEYAGPSRVAQLRVACRNVGQARAVGADYLIAAGARWLAFTDADTTVSTSWLADQLSLQAAAVCGTVGVADWTGHGRHAHEAKWHFQSAYRDRDGHRHIHGANLGIASDAYLRAGGFRALACHEDRDLVERLERAGETIAWSALPRVSTSARPYSRVAEGFAAALREGWDSDEKAA, via the coding sequence ATGATAGGCGTTTGCATACCCGCCCATAACGAGGAGGACACCGTGCAGGCTTGCCTGGCCTCCATCCGCAAGGCATGCATGCACCCGGGCTTGAAGGGTGAACGGGTGGTGGCCGTGCTGGTGCTGGACAGCTGCACGGATCGCACCGCCGAATACGCCGGCCCATCGCGGGTGGCGCAATTGCGCGTGGCCTGCCGCAACGTCGGCCAGGCGCGTGCGGTCGGCGCGGATTACCTGATCGCGGCGGGCGCCCGATGGCTGGCCTTCACGGATGCGGACACCACCGTATCGACGTCGTGGCTGGCGGATCAGTTGTCCCTTCAGGCCGCCGCGGTGTGCGGAACGGTCGGCGTGGCGGATTGGACGGGGCATGGCCGGCATGCGCACGAGGCCAAGTGGCATTTCCAATCGGCCTATCGCGATCGCGATGGGCACCGGCACATCCACGGCGCCAACCTGGGCATCGCCAGCGATGCCTACCTGCGCGCCGGCGGTTTCCGCGCGCTTGCATGCCACGAAGATCGTGACCTGGTCGAACGCCTGGAACGGGCCGGCGAGACCATCGCCTGGAGCGCCCTGCCGCGCGTATCCACCAGCGCCCGTCCCTATTCCCGCGTTGCCGAGGGCTTTGCCGCGGCGTTGCGGGAGGGCTGGGACAGCGACGAGAAGGCGGCGTGA
- a CDS encoding acetate--CoA ligase family protein — protein sequence MPPSSIAAILAQARRDGRPALDEPLAKRVLAEYGLHVPQSAVVKTGEHVRAALEHLQAPLALKLVSPDVLHKSDFGGVRLGLSQASEIQVCMDDMASRCAAAGFRLDGFLLEEMAPPGHEIVIGGFRDPSFGQIIMLGLGGVFVEILRDVAFRICPITNLDAQEMLDELQGAALLRGARGGARVPDAVITDALLAMGGENGLLTQAADSIGELDINPLIVSAHGAVAVDARLILTPETQPS from the coding sequence ATGCCACCGTCATCCATCGCCGCCATCCTGGCACAGGCCCGCCGGGACGGACGCCCTGCCCTGGACGAGCCGCTGGCCAAGCGCGTGCTGGCCGAATACGGCCTGCACGTACCCCAATCGGCCGTCGTAAAAACCGGCGAGCACGTCCGGGCGGCGCTCGAACATCTTCAAGCGCCTTTGGCGCTTAAGCTGGTGTCGCCCGATGTCCTGCACAAATCCGATTTCGGCGGGGTCCGCCTGGGGTTGAGCCAGGCAAGCGAGATCCAGGTCTGCATGGACGACATGGCATCGCGCTGCGCGGCGGCCGGCTTCCGCCTGGACGGCTTCCTGCTGGAAGAAATGGCGCCGCCCGGCCACGAAATCGTGATCGGCGGGTTCCGCGACCCGTCCTTCGGCCAGATCATCATGCTCGGCCTGGGCGGGGTCTTCGTGGAGATCCTGCGCGACGTGGCCTTCCGCATCTGCCCGATCACGAACCTGGATGCGCAGGAGATGCTGGACGAGCTGCAAGGCGCGGCGCTGCTGCGCGGGGCCCGCGGAGGCGCGCGCGTACCCGATGCCGTGATCACCGACGCACTCCTGGCCATGGGCGGAGAGAACGGCCTGTTGACGCAGGCGGCCGACAGTATCGGCGAACTCGATATCAATCCCCTGATCGTCTCGGCGCATGGCGCGGTGGCGGTCGATGCACGCCTGATCCTTACCCCGGAGACGCAACCGTCGTGA
- a CDS encoding class I SAM-dependent DNA methyltransferase, which produces MNRFDTLYRQCADPWQVRASWYEQRKRAVLLAALPRQHYGRILELGCGNGEMTRGLASRCDALVAIDGSETAIALCALALRQEGIAHVRTHVAQLPDEWPLRPDESCELVVVSELAYYIPDAGLAAFLQRCHDALAPGGEWVMCHYTKDFDDREQPTSELHARVDDVGELTRVIAYRDERFQLDIWRKPNKETA; this is translated from the coding sequence ATGAACCGATTCGACACGCTGTACAGGCAGTGCGCCGATCCATGGCAGGTACGGGCATCCTGGTACGAACAGCGCAAGCGCGCCGTGCTGCTGGCCGCCCTGCCCCGGCAGCACTACGGCCGGATTCTGGAGCTGGGCTGCGGCAACGGCGAGATGACGCGCGGCCTGGCATCGCGATGCGACGCGCTTGTCGCCATCGACGGCTCGGAAACGGCGATCGCATTGTGCGCCCTTGCCCTGCGGCAGGAGGGTATAGCCCATGTACGCACGCATGTCGCGCAACTGCCGGACGAATGGCCGTTGCGACCAGACGAAAGCTGCGAGCTGGTCGTTGTATCGGAACTCGCCTACTACATCCCGGACGCCGGGTTGGCGGCTTTCCTTCAGCGATGCCACGACGCGCTCGCGCCTGGTGGCGAATGGGTCATGTGCCATTACACCAAGGATTTCGACGATCGCGAGCAGCCCACATCCGAGCTCCACGCCCGTGTCGACGACGTGGGCGAACTGACGCGCGTCATCGCCTACCGGGACGAACGCTTCCAACTCGATATTTGGCGAAAACCCAATAAGGAAACCGCATGA